The following coding sequences lie in one Candidatus Eremiobacterota bacterium genomic window:
- the pqqE gene encoding pyrroloquinoline quinone biosynthesis protein PqqE, with protein MGKPLSLLCELTYRCNLQCPYCYNPVALASYRDELSTDQWCAVVSDAADLGVVQAHFSGGEPTLRRDLPVLVDAASRAGLYTNLITQGTFLNDVLLDELLGNGLDHIQISIQAPQAELADRIAGACVHEKKLDTLRRVRERDVALTLNCVLHRGNHDSLTETIELAEELRVERLELANVQFYGWAYRNRSALMPSLDQVRRGESIVAAARERLRGRMEIVYVLPDYFGEFPKPCMNGWANQFLTVAPNGDVLPCPAAGAITSLHFENVRERRLPEIWSDSEAFERYRGTGWMREPCRSCERREMDWGGCRCQAFLLTGDAGATDPACSLSPHHSLVAALREDAGEAAPVPRRA; from the coding sequence ATGGGTAAACCGCTATCGTTGCTCTGCGAGCTGACGTATCGCTGCAATTTGCAGTGCCCATATTGCTATAATCCCGTCGCGCTTGCGTCGTATCGCGACGAACTCTCGACTGATCAATGGTGCGCTGTGGTAAGCGATGCCGCCGATCTCGGCGTTGTGCAAGCGCACTTCTCCGGCGGGGAGCCAACCTTGCGCCGCGATCTTCCGGTACTCGTCGATGCGGCTTCGCGCGCCGGACTTTATACCAATTTGATCACGCAAGGCACGTTTCTCAACGATGTGCTGCTCGACGAACTCCTCGGCAATGGCCTCGATCATATTCAAATCAGCATTCAAGCGCCCCAAGCGGAGCTTGCCGACCGCATCGCCGGCGCCTGCGTTCACGAAAAGAAGCTCGACACGCTGCGGCGCGTTCGCGAACGTGACGTGGCGCTCACCCTGAACTGCGTCCTGCATCGCGGCAACCACGATTCGCTGACCGAGACGATCGAACTCGCGGAGGAGCTGCGCGTCGAGCGCTTGGAGCTTGCCAACGTTCAGTTTTACGGCTGGGCCTATCGCAACCGCAGCGCGCTGATGCCGTCTCTCGACCAGGTCCGTCGCGGCGAATCGATCGTCGCGGCGGCGCGCGAACGGCTGCGGGGACGGATGGAAATCGTCTACGTGCTCCCCGATTACTTCGGTGAATTCCCAAAGCCGTGCATGAACGGTTGGGCAAACCAGTTCTTGACGGTCGCGCCCAATGGCGACGTCTTACCGTGTCCCGCGGCCGGCGCGATAACCAGCCTGCATTTCGAAAACGTTCGCGAGCGTCGGTTACCGGAGATTTGGAGCGACTCGGAAGCGTTCGAACGTTATCGTGGCACCGGTTGGATGCGCGAACCTTGCCGCTCGTGCGAGCGGCGCGAAATGGATTGGGGCGGATGCCGATGTCAGGCCTTCCTGCTCACCGGGGATGCCGGCGCCACCGACCCCGCTTGTTCGTTGAGCCCGCATCATTCGCTCGTCGCCGCGCTACGCGAAGACGCCGGAGAAGCCGCGCCCGTACCGCGCCGGGCGTGA
- the pqqD gene encoding pyrroloquinoline quinone biosynthesis peptide chaperone PqqD, which yields MNAECQPKLGKGVKLHRDREGTVMLLVPEGALTLNRVAAVALELVDGKRTLAQIVDAVVERFEVEPARAREDLGGLFDRLSERRFVLREADADG from the coding sequence ATGAACGCCGAATGCCAACCCAAGCTCGGCAAAGGCGTCAAGCTTCATCGCGATCGTGAGGGGACGGTCATGCTCCTCGTGCCTGAGGGCGCGCTGACGCTCAATCGCGTGGCGGCGGTCGCCCTCGAGCTCGTCGACGGAAAACGAACGCTGGCGCAAATCGTCGACGCCGTCGTCGAGCGCTTCGAGGTCGAACCAGCGCGCGCTCGCGAGGACCTCGGCGGCCTTTTTGACCGCCTGTCGGAACGACGATTCGTCCTTCGAGAAGCAGACGCGGATGGGTAA